The following proteins are co-located in the Nomia melanderi isolate GNS246 chromosome 1, iyNomMela1, whole genome shotgun sequence genome:
- the LOC116424922 gene encoding uncharacterized protein LOC116424922 isoform X4, whose translation MRVLIVLLLSVIPWPGPSVFKISCPRDRASVVRRIVQKRWMPILKKYQVELPIECPFHESRDIFRPQQRAKHQHRPSQWTCGLCGKSFYAEKHLDAHFDNRHKSNVNTAEDAVCLADYCDIMRCDVLGNRDFESSLVDDEAAHHSTDIQVWKENTEQRSTSVMPCSLRGPSSKTYPVEKSCTMSGGGAVRNIHQYCHREDTGALDNHRLPGMAYYVEIAGPDNKSNACDNEEEEEDEDDEDDEENLVEAALPAVDKKQRRKGLHLRKLKANCKPEELQKLKLQCEILVRDCIAGLLTNLSVRDFQEIEGELNRAICWYLSCDRYWEDTKRQQRHTPWYLLIIFLTILSTSIYACYYVIWVLFNSADDDTLDGAGSLDYTDGKLAAASSLHEPSGPGEGRSAERRKCEPGDEKLPSSNEVMPDHYIYVSYPPELQQRLLESDPPTYSCYNRTTRL comes from the exons ATGCGG GTTTTGATAGTGTTACTCTTGTCCGTAATCCCCTGGCCAGGACCCAGCGTCTTTAAAATATCATGCCCCCGCGATCGAGCGTCCGTGGTGAGAAGGATAGTCCAGAAG AGATGGATGCCCATACTGAAGAAGTATCAGGTAGAGCTGCCCATCGAGTGTCCGTTCCACGAGAGCCGGGACATTTTTCGGCCGCAGCAGAGGGCGAAACACCAGCACAGACCTTCCCAGTGGACCTGCGGACTATGCGGCAAGTCCTTCTACGCGGAGAAGCACCTGGATGCCCACTTCGATAACAGACACAAGAGTAACGTTAACACG GCGGAGGATGCGGTGTGCCTCGCGGACTACTGCGACATCATGAGATGCGACGTCCTGGGTAACCGTGACTTCGAGAGCTCGCTGGTAGACGACGAGGCAGCCCACCACAGCACGGACATCCAAGTCTGGAAGGAGAACACTGAGCAACGTTCCACCTCGGTGATGCCGTGCAGCCTGCGCGGGCCGTCGTCGAAAACGTACCCGGTCGAGAAGTCCTGCACGATGTCCGGCGGCGGGGCCGTCAGGAACATCCACCAGTACTGTCACCGGGAGGACACCGGCGCTCTCGATAATCACCGACTACCCGGGATGGCGTACTACGTAGAGATCGCTGGCCCGGACAACAAGAGCAACGCCTGCGacaacgaggaggaggaggaggacgaggacgacgaggacgacgaggagAACCTCGTCGAGGCCGCTCTACCCGCCGTGGACAAGAAGCAGAGGCGCAAGGGGCTCCACCTGAGGAAGCTGAAGGCCAACTGCAAGCCGGAGGAGCTGCAGAAGCTGAAGTTGCAGTGCGAA ATACTGGTTCGCGATTGCATCGCTGGACTTTTGACGAATCTCTCGGTACGAGATTTTCAAGAGATCGAAG GGGAGCTAAACCGCGCAATATGCTGGTATCTCAGCTGCGACAGGTACTGGGAGGACACGAAGAGGCAACAGAGGCACACACCTTGGTACCTGCTCATTATTTTTCTGACTATACTGTCCACGTCGATTTATGCATGCTACTATGTCATCTGGGTCCTGTTCAA CTCCGCGGACGACGATACATTGGACGGCGCCGGAAGCCTGGACTACACGGACGGCAAGCTCGCGGCTGCGTCGTCGTTACACGAACCGAGTGGTCCAGGCGAGGGTAGATCGGCCGAACGAAGGAAATGCGAGCCCGGTGACGAGAAGCTGCCGTCGTCGAACGAGGTCATGCCCGACCACTACATCTACGTGTCCTATCCGCCAGAGTTACAGCAGCGATTACTGGAGAG TGATCCACCCACTTACAGCTGCTACAACAGAACCACACGACTCTGA
- the LOC116424922 gene encoding uncharacterized protein LOC116424922 isoform X6: MRTQPFHLERWMPILKKYQVELPIECPFHESRDIFRPQQRAKHQHRPSQWTCGLCGKSFYAEKHLDAHFDNRHKSNVNTAEDAVCLADYCDIMRCDVLGNRDFESSLVDDEAAHHSTDIQVWKENTEQRSTSVMPCSLRGPSSKTYPVEKSCTMSGGGAVRNIHQYCHREDTGALDNHRLPGMAYYVEIAGPDNKSNACDNEEEEEDEDDEDDEENLVEAALPAVDKKQRRKGLHLRKLKANCKPEELQKLKLQCEILVRDCIAGLLTNLSVRDFQEIEGELNRAICWYLSCDRYWEDTKRQQRHTPWYLLIIFLTILSTSIYACYYVIWVLFNSADDDTLDGAGSLDYTDGKLAAASSLHEPSGPGEGRSAERRKCEPGDEKLPSSNEVMPDHYIYVSYPPELQQRLLESDPPTYSCYNRTTRL, encoded by the exons ATGAGGACCCAACCCTTTCATCTCGAG AGATGGATGCCCATACTGAAGAAGTATCAGGTAGAGCTGCCCATCGAGTGTCCGTTCCACGAGAGCCGGGACATTTTTCGGCCGCAGCAGAGGGCGAAACACCAGCACAGACCTTCCCAGTGGACCTGCGGACTATGCGGCAAGTCCTTCTACGCGGAGAAGCACCTGGATGCCCACTTCGATAACAGACACAAGAGTAACGTTAACACG GCGGAGGATGCGGTGTGCCTCGCGGACTACTGCGACATCATGAGATGCGACGTCCTGGGTAACCGTGACTTCGAGAGCTCGCTGGTAGACGACGAGGCAGCCCACCACAGCACGGACATCCAAGTCTGGAAGGAGAACACTGAGCAACGTTCCACCTCGGTGATGCCGTGCAGCCTGCGCGGGCCGTCGTCGAAAACGTACCCGGTCGAGAAGTCCTGCACGATGTCCGGCGGCGGGGCCGTCAGGAACATCCACCAGTACTGTCACCGGGAGGACACCGGCGCTCTCGATAATCACCGACTACCCGGGATGGCGTACTACGTAGAGATCGCTGGCCCGGACAACAAGAGCAACGCCTGCGacaacgaggaggaggaggaggacgaggacgacgaggacgacgaggagAACCTCGTCGAGGCCGCTCTACCCGCCGTGGACAAGAAGCAGAGGCGCAAGGGGCTCCACCTGAGGAAGCTGAAGGCCAACTGCAAGCCGGAGGAGCTGCAGAAGCTGAAGTTGCAGTGCGAA ATACTGGTTCGCGATTGCATCGCTGGACTTTTGACGAATCTCTCGGTACGAGATTTTCAAGAGATCGAAG GGGAGCTAAACCGCGCAATATGCTGGTATCTCAGCTGCGACAGGTACTGGGAGGACACGAAGAGGCAACAGAGGCACACACCTTGGTACCTGCTCATTATTTTTCTGACTATACTGTCCACGTCGATTTATGCATGCTACTATGTCATCTGGGTCCTGTTCAA CTCCGCGGACGACGATACATTGGACGGCGCCGGAAGCCTGGACTACACGGACGGCAAGCTCGCGGCTGCGTCGTCGTTACACGAACCGAGTGGTCCAGGCGAGGGTAGATCGGCCGAACGAAGGAAATGCGAGCCCGGTGACGAGAAGCTGCCGTCGTCGAACGAGGTCATGCCCGACCACTACATCTACGTGTCCTATCCGCCAGAGTTACAGCAGCGATTACTGGAGAG TGATCCACCCACTTACAGCTGCTACAACAGAACCACACGACTCTGA
- the LOC116424922 gene encoding uncharacterized protein LOC116424922 isoform X5, with product MRTQPFHLEVLIVLLLSVIPWPGPSVFKISCPRDRASVVRRIVQKRWMPILKKYQVELPIECPFHESRDIFRPQQRAKHQHRPSQWTCGLCGKSFYAEKHLDAHFDNRHKSNVNTAEDAVCLADYCDIMRCDVLGNRDFESSLVDDEAAHHSTDIQVWKENTEQRSTSVMPCSLRGPSSKTYPVEKSCTMSGGGAVRNIHQYCHREDTGALDNHRLPGMAYYVEIAGPDNKSNACDNEEEEEDEDDEDDEENLVEAALPAVDKKQRRKGLHLRKLKANCKPEELQKLKLQCEILVRDCIAGLLTNLSVRDFQEIEGELNRAICWYLSCDRYWEDTKRQQRHTPWYLLIIFLTILSTSIYACYYVIWVLFNSADDDTLDGAGSLDYTDGKLAAASSLHEPSGPGEGRSAERRKCEPGDEKLPSSNEVMPDHYIYVSYPPELQQRLLERTTRL from the exons ATGAGGACCCAACCCTTTCATCTCGAG GTTTTGATAGTGTTACTCTTGTCCGTAATCCCCTGGCCAGGACCCAGCGTCTTTAAAATATCATGCCCCCGCGATCGAGCGTCCGTGGTGAGAAGGATAGTCCAGAAG AGATGGATGCCCATACTGAAGAAGTATCAGGTAGAGCTGCCCATCGAGTGTCCGTTCCACGAGAGCCGGGACATTTTTCGGCCGCAGCAGAGGGCGAAACACCAGCACAGACCTTCCCAGTGGACCTGCGGACTATGCGGCAAGTCCTTCTACGCGGAGAAGCACCTGGATGCCCACTTCGATAACAGACACAAGAGTAACGTTAACACG GCGGAGGATGCGGTGTGCCTCGCGGACTACTGCGACATCATGAGATGCGACGTCCTGGGTAACCGTGACTTCGAGAGCTCGCTGGTAGACGACGAGGCAGCCCACCACAGCACGGACATCCAAGTCTGGAAGGAGAACACTGAGCAACGTTCCACCTCGGTGATGCCGTGCAGCCTGCGCGGGCCGTCGTCGAAAACGTACCCGGTCGAGAAGTCCTGCACGATGTCCGGCGGCGGGGCCGTCAGGAACATCCACCAGTACTGTCACCGGGAGGACACCGGCGCTCTCGATAATCACCGACTACCCGGGATGGCGTACTACGTAGAGATCGCTGGCCCGGACAACAAGAGCAACGCCTGCGacaacgaggaggaggaggaggacgaggacgacgaggacgacgaggagAACCTCGTCGAGGCCGCTCTACCCGCCGTGGACAAGAAGCAGAGGCGCAAGGGGCTCCACCTGAGGAAGCTGAAGGCCAACTGCAAGCCGGAGGAGCTGCAGAAGCTGAAGTTGCAGTGCGAA ATACTGGTTCGCGATTGCATCGCTGGACTTTTGACGAATCTCTCGGTACGAGATTTTCAAGAGATCGAAG GGGAGCTAAACCGCGCAATATGCTGGTATCTCAGCTGCGACAGGTACTGGGAGGACACGAAGAGGCAACAGAGGCACACACCTTGGTACCTGCTCATTATTTTTCTGACTATACTGTCCACGTCGATTTATGCATGCTACTATGTCATCTGGGTCCTGTTCAA CTCCGCGGACGACGATACATTGGACGGCGCCGGAAGCCTGGACTACACGGACGGCAAGCTCGCGGCTGCGTCGTCGTTACACGAACCGAGTGGTCCAGGCGAGGGTAGATCGGCCGAACGAAGGAAATGCGAGCCCGGTGACGAGAAGCTGCCGTCGTCGAACGAGGTCATGCCCGACCACTACATCTACGTGTCCTATCCGCCAGAGTTACAGCAGCGATTACTGGAGAG AACCACACGACTCTGA
- the LOC116424922 gene encoding uncharacterized protein LOC116424922 isoform X3, producing the protein MRTQPFHLEVLIVLLLSVIPWPGPSVFKISCPRDRASVVRRIVQKRWMPILKKYQVELPIECPFHESRDIFRPQQRAKHQHRPSQWTCGLCGKSFYAEKHLDAHFDNRHKSNVNTAEDAVCLADYCDIMRCDVLGNRDFESSLVDDEAAHHSTDIQVWKENTEQRSTSVMPCSLRGPSSKTYPVEKSCTMSGGGAVRNIHQYCHREDTGALDNHRLPGMAYYVEIAGPDNKSNACDNEEEEEDEDDEDDEENLVEAALPAVDKKQRRKGLHLRKLKANCKPEELQKLKLQCEILVRDCIAGLLTNLSVRDFQEIEGELNRAICWYLSCDRYWEDTKRQQRHTPWYLLIIFLTILSTSIYACYYVIWVLFNSADDDTLDGAGSLDYTDGKLAAASSLHEPSGPGEGRSAERRKCEPGDEKLPSSNEVMPDHYIYVSYPPELQQRLLESCYNRTTRL; encoded by the exons ATGAGGACCCAACCCTTTCATCTCGAG GTTTTGATAGTGTTACTCTTGTCCGTAATCCCCTGGCCAGGACCCAGCGTCTTTAAAATATCATGCCCCCGCGATCGAGCGTCCGTGGTGAGAAGGATAGTCCAGAAG AGATGGATGCCCATACTGAAGAAGTATCAGGTAGAGCTGCCCATCGAGTGTCCGTTCCACGAGAGCCGGGACATTTTTCGGCCGCAGCAGAGGGCGAAACACCAGCACAGACCTTCCCAGTGGACCTGCGGACTATGCGGCAAGTCCTTCTACGCGGAGAAGCACCTGGATGCCCACTTCGATAACAGACACAAGAGTAACGTTAACACG GCGGAGGATGCGGTGTGCCTCGCGGACTACTGCGACATCATGAGATGCGACGTCCTGGGTAACCGTGACTTCGAGAGCTCGCTGGTAGACGACGAGGCAGCCCACCACAGCACGGACATCCAAGTCTGGAAGGAGAACACTGAGCAACGTTCCACCTCGGTGATGCCGTGCAGCCTGCGCGGGCCGTCGTCGAAAACGTACCCGGTCGAGAAGTCCTGCACGATGTCCGGCGGCGGGGCCGTCAGGAACATCCACCAGTACTGTCACCGGGAGGACACCGGCGCTCTCGATAATCACCGACTACCCGGGATGGCGTACTACGTAGAGATCGCTGGCCCGGACAACAAGAGCAACGCCTGCGacaacgaggaggaggaggaggacgaggacgacgaggacgacgaggagAACCTCGTCGAGGCCGCTCTACCCGCCGTGGACAAGAAGCAGAGGCGCAAGGGGCTCCACCTGAGGAAGCTGAAGGCCAACTGCAAGCCGGAGGAGCTGCAGAAGCTGAAGTTGCAGTGCGAA ATACTGGTTCGCGATTGCATCGCTGGACTTTTGACGAATCTCTCGGTACGAGATTTTCAAGAGATCGAAG GGGAGCTAAACCGCGCAATATGCTGGTATCTCAGCTGCGACAGGTACTGGGAGGACACGAAGAGGCAACAGAGGCACACACCTTGGTACCTGCTCATTATTTTTCTGACTATACTGTCCACGTCGATTTATGCATGCTACTATGTCATCTGGGTCCTGTTCAA CTCCGCGGACGACGATACATTGGACGGCGCCGGAAGCCTGGACTACACGGACGGCAAGCTCGCGGCTGCGTCGTCGTTACACGAACCGAGTGGTCCAGGCGAGGGTAGATCGGCCGAACGAAGGAAATGCGAGCCCGGTGACGAGAAGCTGCCGTCGTCGAACGAGGTCATGCCCGACCACTACATCTACGTGTCCTATCCGCCAGAGTTACAGCAGCGATTACTGGAGAG CTGCTACAACAGAACCACACGACTCTGA
- the LOC116424922 gene encoding uncharacterized protein LOC116424922 isoform X1, giving the protein MRTQPFHLEVLIVLLLSVIPWPGPSVFKISCPRDRASVVRRIVQKRWMPILKKYQVELPIECPFHESRDIFRPQQRAKHQHRPSQWTCGLCGKSFYAEKHLDAHFDNRHKSNVNTAEDAVCLADYCDIMRCDVLGNRDFESSLVDDEAAHHSTDIQVWKENTEQRSTSVMPCSLRGPSSKTYPVEKSCTMSGGGAVRNIHQYCHREDTGALDNHRLPGMAYYVEIAGPDNKSNACDNEEEEEDEDDEDDEENLVEAALPAVDKKQRRKGLHLRKLKANCKPEELQKLKLQCEILVRDCIAGLLTNLSVRDFQEIEGELNRAICWYLSCDRYWEDTKRQQRHTPWYLLIIFLTILSTSIYACYYVIWVLFNSADDDTLDGAGSLDYTDGKLAAASSLHEPSGPGEGRSAERRKCEPGDEKLPSSNEVMPDHYIYVSYPPELQQRLLESDPPTYSCYNRTTRL; this is encoded by the exons ATGAGGACCCAACCCTTTCATCTCGAG GTTTTGATAGTGTTACTCTTGTCCGTAATCCCCTGGCCAGGACCCAGCGTCTTTAAAATATCATGCCCCCGCGATCGAGCGTCCGTGGTGAGAAGGATAGTCCAGAAG AGATGGATGCCCATACTGAAGAAGTATCAGGTAGAGCTGCCCATCGAGTGTCCGTTCCACGAGAGCCGGGACATTTTTCGGCCGCAGCAGAGGGCGAAACACCAGCACAGACCTTCCCAGTGGACCTGCGGACTATGCGGCAAGTCCTTCTACGCGGAGAAGCACCTGGATGCCCACTTCGATAACAGACACAAGAGTAACGTTAACACG GCGGAGGATGCGGTGTGCCTCGCGGACTACTGCGACATCATGAGATGCGACGTCCTGGGTAACCGTGACTTCGAGAGCTCGCTGGTAGACGACGAGGCAGCCCACCACAGCACGGACATCCAAGTCTGGAAGGAGAACACTGAGCAACGTTCCACCTCGGTGATGCCGTGCAGCCTGCGCGGGCCGTCGTCGAAAACGTACCCGGTCGAGAAGTCCTGCACGATGTCCGGCGGCGGGGCCGTCAGGAACATCCACCAGTACTGTCACCGGGAGGACACCGGCGCTCTCGATAATCACCGACTACCCGGGATGGCGTACTACGTAGAGATCGCTGGCCCGGACAACAAGAGCAACGCCTGCGacaacgaggaggaggaggaggacgaggacgacgaggacgacgaggagAACCTCGTCGAGGCCGCTCTACCCGCCGTGGACAAGAAGCAGAGGCGCAAGGGGCTCCACCTGAGGAAGCTGAAGGCCAACTGCAAGCCGGAGGAGCTGCAGAAGCTGAAGTTGCAGTGCGAA ATACTGGTTCGCGATTGCATCGCTGGACTTTTGACGAATCTCTCGGTACGAGATTTTCAAGAGATCGAAG GGGAGCTAAACCGCGCAATATGCTGGTATCTCAGCTGCGACAGGTACTGGGAGGACACGAAGAGGCAACAGAGGCACACACCTTGGTACCTGCTCATTATTTTTCTGACTATACTGTCCACGTCGATTTATGCATGCTACTATGTCATCTGGGTCCTGTTCAA CTCCGCGGACGACGATACATTGGACGGCGCCGGAAGCCTGGACTACACGGACGGCAAGCTCGCGGCTGCGTCGTCGTTACACGAACCGAGTGGTCCAGGCGAGGGTAGATCGGCCGAACGAAGGAAATGCGAGCCCGGTGACGAGAAGCTGCCGTCGTCGAACGAGGTCATGCCCGACCACTACATCTACGTGTCCTATCCGCCAGAGTTACAGCAGCGATTACTGGAGAG TGATCCACCCACTTACAGCTGCTACAACAGAACCACACGACTCTGA
- the LOC116424922 gene encoding uncharacterized protein LOC116424922 isoform X2: MTRVIRVLIVLLLSVIPWPGPSVFKISCPRDRASVVRRIVQKRWMPILKKYQVELPIECPFHESRDIFRPQQRAKHQHRPSQWTCGLCGKSFYAEKHLDAHFDNRHKSNVNTAEDAVCLADYCDIMRCDVLGNRDFESSLVDDEAAHHSTDIQVWKENTEQRSTSVMPCSLRGPSSKTYPVEKSCTMSGGGAVRNIHQYCHREDTGALDNHRLPGMAYYVEIAGPDNKSNACDNEEEEEDEDDEDDEENLVEAALPAVDKKQRRKGLHLRKLKANCKPEELQKLKLQCEILVRDCIAGLLTNLSVRDFQEIEGELNRAICWYLSCDRYWEDTKRQQRHTPWYLLIIFLTILSTSIYACYYVIWVLFNSADDDTLDGAGSLDYTDGKLAAASSLHEPSGPGEGRSAERRKCEPGDEKLPSSNEVMPDHYIYVSYPPELQQRLLESDPPTYSCYNRTTRL; encoded by the exons ATGACGAGAGTGATCCGA GTTTTGATAGTGTTACTCTTGTCCGTAATCCCCTGGCCAGGACCCAGCGTCTTTAAAATATCATGCCCCCGCGATCGAGCGTCCGTGGTGAGAAGGATAGTCCAGAAG AGATGGATGCCCATACTGAAGAAGTATCAGGTAGAGCTGCCCATCGAGTGTCCGTTCCACGAGAGCCGGGACATTTTTCGGCCGCAGCAGAGGGCGAAACACCAGCACAGACCTTCCCAGTGGACCTGCGGACTATGCGGCAAGTCCTTCTACGCGGAGAAGCACCTGGATGCCCACTTCGATAACAGACACAAGAGTAACGTTAACACG GCGGAGGATGCGGTGTGCCTCGCGGACTACTGCGACATCATGAGATGCGACGTCCTGGGTAACCGTGACTTCGAGAGCTCGCTGGTAGACGACGAGGCAGCCCACCACAGCACGGACATCCAAGTCTGGAAGGAGAACACTGAGCAACGTTCCACCTCGGTGATGCCGTGCAGCCTGCGCGGGCCGTCGTCGAAAACGTACCCGGTCGAGAAGTCCTGCACGATGTCCGGCGGCGGGGCCGTCAGGAACATCCACCAGTACTGTCACCGGGAGGACACCGGCGCTCTCGATAATCACCGACTACCCGGGATGGCGTACTACGTAGAGATCGCTGGCCCGGACAACAAGAGCAACGCCTGCGacaacgaggaggaggaggaggacgaggacgacgaggacgacgaggagAACCTCGTCGAGGCCGCTCTACCCGCCGTGGACAAGAAGCAGAGGCGCAAGGGGCTCCACCTGAGGAAGCTGAAGGCCAACTGCAAGCCGGAGGAGCTGCAGAAGCTGAAGTTGCAGTGCGAA ATACTGGTTCGCGATTGCATCGCTGGACTTTTGACGAATCTCTCGGTACGAGATTTTCAAGAGATCGAAG GGGAGCTAAACCGCGCAATATGCTGGTATCTCAGCTGCGACAGGTACTGGGAGGACACGAAGAGGCAACAGAGGCACACACCTTGGTACCTGCTCATTATTTTTCTGACTATACTGTCCACGTCGATTTATGCATGCTACTATGTCATCTGGGTCCTGTTCAA CTCCGCGGACGACGATACATTGGACGGCGCCGGAAGCCTGGACTACACGGACGGCAAGCTCGCGGCTGCGTCGTCGTTACACGAACCGAGTGGTCCAGGCGAGGGTAGATCGGCCGAACGAAGGAAATGCGAGCCCGGTGACGAGAAGCTGCCGTCGTCGAACGAGGTCATGCCCGACCACTACATCTACGTGTCCTATCCGCCAGAGTTACAGCAGCGATTACTGGAGAG TGATCCACCCACTTACAGCTGCTACAACAGAACCACACGACTCTGA
- the LOC116424922 gene encoding uncharacterized protein LOC116424922 isoform X7, translating to MRTQPFHLEVLIVLLLSVIPWPGPSVFKISCPRDRASVVRRIVQKRWMPILKKYQVELPIECPFHESRDIFRPQQRAKHQHRPSQWTCGLCGKSFYAEKHLDAHFDNRHKSNVNTAEDAVCLADYCDIMRCDVLGNRDFESSLVDDEAAHHSTDIQVWKENTEQRSTSVMPCSLRGPSSKTYPVEKSCTMSGGGAVRNIHQYCHREDTGALDNHRLPGMAYYVEIAGPDNKSNACDNEEEEEDEDDEDDEENLVEAALPAVDKKQRRKGLHLRKLKANCKPEELQKLKLQCEILVRDCIAGLLTNLSVRDFQEIEGELNRAICWYLSCDRYWEDTKRQQRHTPWYLLIIFLTILSTSIYACYYVIWVLFKSVTTARRCQRVLFFLDLVCFQ from the exons ATGAGGACCCAACCCTTTCATCTCGAG GTTTTGATAGTGTTACTCTTGTCCGTAATCCCCTGGCCAGGACCCAGCGTCTTTAAAATATCATGCCCCCGCGATCGAGCGTCCGTGGTGAGAAGGATAGTCCAGAAG AGATGGATGCCCATACTGAAGAAGTATCAGGTAGAGCTGCCCATCGAGTGTCCGTTCCACGAGAGCCGGGACATTTTTCGGCCGCAGCAGAGGGCGAAACACCAGCACAGACCTTCCCAGTGGACCTGCGGACTATGCGGCAAGTCCTTCTACGCGGAGAAGCACCTGGATGCCCACTTCGATAACAGACACAAGAGTAACGTTAACACG GCGGAGGATGCGGTGTGCCTCGCGGACTACTGCGACATCATGAGATGCGACGTCCTGGGTAACCGTGACTTCGAGAGCTCGCTGGTAGACGACGAGGCAGCCCACCACAGCACGGACATCCAAGTCTGGAAGGAGAACACTGAGCAACGTTCCACCTCGGTGATGCCGTGCAGCCTGCGCGGGCCGTCGTCGAAAACGTACCCGGTCGAGAAGTCCTGCACGATGTCCGGCGGCGGGGCCGTCAGGAACATCCACCAGTACTGTCACCGGGAGGACACCGGCGCTCTCGATAATCACCGACTACCCGGGATGGCGTACTACGTAGAGATCGCTGGCCCGGACAACAAGAGCAACGCCTGCGacaacgaggaggaggaggaggacgaggacgacgaggacgacgaggagAACCTCGTCGAGGCCGCTCTACCCGCCGTGGACAAGAAGCAGAGGCGCAAGGGGCTCCACCTGAGGAAGCTGAAGGCCAACTGCAAGCCGGAGGAGCTGCAGAAGCTGAAGTTGCAGTGCGAA ATACTGGTTCGCGATTGCATCGCTGGACTTTTGACGAATCTCTCGGTACGAGATTTTCAAGAGATCGAAG GGGAGCTAAACCGCGCAATATGCTGGTATCTCAGCTGCGACAGGTACTGGGAGGACACGAAGAGGCAACAGAGGCACACACCTTGGTACCTGCTCATTATTTTTCTGACTATACTGTCCACGTCGATTTATGCATGCTACTATGTCATCTGGGTCCTGTTCAA ATCAGTGACAACAGCAAGAAGATGCCAAAGGGTTCTCTTTTTTCTAGATCTCGTTTGTTTTCAGTGA